TATTTAAAGTCTCAAATTGGAGATGATCTCATTTGATATGTTTTATATACAGTTTCAAGTATTAAAACAATGCGTTAAGAGAATAACGGGGAATAATCTcttgtgtgtttgtttttttgttaattctaaATGTTATAAAGTGGTTTTCCTTGCCTAATGcacattaaataatttttttatatatgaaaatataaaataaaacaatgacTTCATTATTTATTTCCCAATCTAGGATAGtatcaattataaataaaaaaaagtgagaCAAATACACATAAATCGAACTTTGGATATCTATGTATTCTATAGTTTGCAATGTGTTAAAAACAGAGTTGAGGGAATAAGGAGAGGAAAATTCTGTTTCCaatgtttgttttgttgattCAAAGCTACACACAAtcgaataatattttatttaatctttCTCTCCTGTTTTACTTATATGTTGTCtcaataaagaaataaaataaaattctttttaattatacaaCTTGTCAGACAAAACGACACCGTTCTTGTGGATCTTGTCTTAAGAACGAACAGGAAGACGTATAAAGTAAAGTAGTAGAACAGAGGAGAAAGTATTCACCTTTATCACTACTATATAAGTGAATCACCGATCTTGTGGATTCACGGTGGCCGGCGGAGTCATGGCGACGGCTAACGGGGCAAAGGGTCCGTCGAGGATGGGGCCCAAGGTGTTGTTTTATTCAATATTGCTTACGCTTCAGTACGGAGCTCAGCCTCTGATCTCCAAACGCTGCATCGGGTACACAACCCATGTCTCTCTTTATCTCTGATGCGAGCTTGGCTTGAATACGTTTAGTGTACAATGGTTACTTTGCTCATGTTCATGTTGATCTTGGAGGTTACTTACTACTATGTGACATTTTTTTGTGTAATCTAGTACTTGATATTGAGTTACTATTGAAGATTCAATGTATGTGCTCAATGTGGTACTGAGGATCAAGCAGTGTTAGcagcaaaataccatattagCCCCTAGTAGAACTTGCTCACTAGTCCATTTTGGTTGTATCCTGTTATCATGGTTTTGGATCGATTGTTTTTGCAGGAAGGAGGTTATTGTAACTTCATCTGTCTTGACGTGCGAGGTTGTTAAGGTAGTGGAGCGTTGTTTTCCTCTCTTCTTTTACTTATTATAATGAATGAAAATTCAGCTGTTATGTCCTTTGTTTTTAGGTCATATGTGCGCTGATTCTCATGGCAAGAGATGGCAGCTTGAAGAAATTAGCAAAAGAATGGACTTTGATGGGATCCTtgaccgcatcaggtctccctGCAGCCATATACGCACTTCAGAACAGTTTGCTGCAGATCTCTTACAGGAGCCTTGACTCCTTGACTTTCTCTATCCTTAATCAGACCAAAATCTTCTTCACAGCCTTCTTCACATTCATCATACTAAGACAGAAGCAATCAGTTCAACAGATAGGAGCTTTGTGTTTACTGATCATGGCAGCAGTTCTTCTAAGCGTTGGCGAAGGGTCTAACAAGAGTTCAAGCGGCGGAGTCAATCCTGAACATGTGCTGTTTTATGGGATTATACCGGTTTTGTTAGCCTCTGTGCTCTCCGGTTTAGCTTCCTCTCTATGTCAGTGGGCTTCTCAGGTGAAGAAGCATTCGTCGTACTTGATGACGTTGGAGATGTCTATCGTTGGAAGCCTCTGCTTGTTGGTGAGTACGCTTAAGTCTCCTGATGGTGAAGCGATTAAAAGACATGGTTTCTTTCATGGTTGGACTGCTTTAACCATGGTAACTCCTGAACCATTCTGTtgatgtgaaaaaaaaaaaaaactgttagcACTGATTGTTTTTGATGCAATGTGAGTGTTGTTGCTACAGGTTCCAGTTATAAGCAATGCTCTTGGTGGGATTCTTGTTGGCCTAGTTACATCACATGCGGGTGGTGTAAGAAAGGTAAAATCATTTAATTACACAGTCAAATATTCCTTAACAAAAGCTGAAatatagttcttttttttttgaaaagggaTTTGTGATTGTGTCGGCATTACTTGTGACGGCTCTGCTGCAGTTTGCGTTTGAAGGGAAACCGCCTTCATCGTATTGCCTCGTGGCTCTTCCTCTTGTGATCAGTAGTATCTCATTGTAccagaaatatccatacatggataagaagaagaaaaaggtcTAAGAAACCTCTTAGCATCTTCTCAGATTCACAGGGATAGCTGATAAATATCTAGATGATAGTGATTCTTGGACCATGAATTTGTATTATTACAGTGATACATTGAATGTCTTGTAAACGATCTAAATCCGACGAGTTCTGAGTTATAATTACCACCAGCTTTACCGAAACCTTTCAAAtattgtaaagaaaaaaaagtattatgATTCCGTTGTTTCGTtatagtttttactttttagagaAATTAGGGTCTTTTACCAAAAATGTATATTACCTATTAAAATTGAGCATttgtcaaaatataataaactagAAAGGATTCTGTATCATATATAACTTTTTGGTACCATAGTAAACAAATGTATAAACGTGATTGGTGTCACCTTCCATTAcaatccaaagaagaagggagagGATGACACATTTAGGCAATTACAAGCTggttttttaaacaaaaaccaaaaaccagttttttctagttttcttgcCAAAAACCTTTTTTTACATTTATGCATTATTACAAATTGACTTAGTTAGTTAAGGCATTTTAGTACTATAGAAAAAACGTAAGACACTTTACCTAAActgatgtaaaataaataactcctatacatatcaataaaatattttttattgaagttagtcatcacaaaaaaaaaatattgttgataCATATAAGctatatttccttttttttttacttagtaATACCTTGGAGTAGGACtagtatttttctttcttttactcttaataatattttcattttattatcaACAAGGACTAGTATTTTTGAATGAGTCTTGTAATGATCTGAATCCGATTTCTGAGATTTAATTACCACCAGATTTACCAAAACCTTtcaaatattgtaaataaaaaaaaaagaattatgatTCCGTTGTTTCCTTATAGTTTTTATATAATCCCATCTTATCTTTTACCAAAAATGTATATTAGCTATTAAAATTGAGCATttgtcaaaatataataaactagAAAGGATTCTGTATCATATATAACCTTTTTGGTACCATAGTAAACAAATGTGTAAACGTAATTGGTGTCACCTTCCATTGCAATCAAAAGCCTCactttaaataaagaaaaaaagaagagttttTTTACGTCTAGAGACACTTTCTCACTTTTCAATTACTACTCTTAGTGTTTGAGACACACTTTCTCAAGTCAAAAAAACTCGCATGAccctaaactttattttttctctcattgtctttatgtttttaatataaaagtttttttcttttcatcacatgaatctctctcctcttcttattccacttaatgttttcatttacttttatttcaaattataaaatgtattaaataaaaataattgtcataataaattatacataaaattctctatcttttaagaaccattttttatatatatatattagtatattataATAGAACATGTAAACAAATTAAGTGTAGACGTGGCACCAAAGCTTGGatagtatatttatataagtGTGTGGACATGAACATCTTAACACGAAGGTCGTTTGGCTGATACCTTTAAGAATTTTATCTCGCCATGTCTCTGAAAGGaaaaaccacaataaccatggTTCCACTGTTTACTTCCAACCATCACCGTCACCCCGCACCGCGAGCCACCACCACGATCGGCATTTCCAACTCgctaaaaatttcatttttaatgcgAAGAGTTACAATGTGACCACATCCAATTCTAAACGCAACTAGCTCTCGATCTCTAAGAAGACAACTCTGACGAGCTCCAATGGaaataacactacaagaaaacagcaaggatactgaggaaaaaatcgtcggaatttcgtcggaatatcgttattccgacgacataccgacgaaacaagtcctcggaaataattcctcggaatttcttctttcctcggaaatccctcggaattttccgacggattccgaggaaacaaatttccgaggaaattccgaggatcactagtttgtcggaaatctcctcggaatataccgagggagaacttcgtcgggatatttcctcggagttcatcgatcgatgcgtttttggacatatatccatcgatcgatcggaatataccgagggacatgttcctcgaaatattccgaggaacatgtccctcggtatatccgaggaacatgtccctcggtatattccgaggaacatgtccccggtatattccgaggaaccggtccctcggtatattccgaggaaaggtgtccctcggtatattccgagaagatgtccctcggttattccgaacgttttttataaacatcgatcgatggatttatgtccaaaaacgcatcgatcgatcgagtaaaaaatataattaattcctcggaatgtaaaaatattaatttttttaaaaaaataaaattttgaaatttaaattcgaaaatataaaattaaaattaaaattgaaatcatattaattaatattcaaagtttcacaaataaaaataaaacattccgagtttttggaaaaaaaaaactacgggtctggcacgtccgggaacacctcgttcgggtacatcctctgcatcatctccatcatttgctggttcagcctcctctgtgcctcatagcccgcctgttgagccgccatctgggtctccaacaaagatatgcgatcatccttgtccttcaactgagccgtaagtacttctggatcaacaaagggcggtggtgcagaagaaggaggaaccgaccgggtgcgacgacccaaaccgaccaaacgtcccttcttctttggaaccgactgaatagaaaatagccaaatttacaaatttaaaccaaaaaaaaaataattgaactttaaaaaaaaagaacttacggattcaacgatttcgttgattcgaaaccgggacaagttggtcgaagccgtcgaagcgtcatcctcggtttgaagctgagacacttcgtctaccacctgagtttggaccaggtcgaccacgtccctcacaagaccgtcatcaatctggctgccgtcttaacataaataagaaacatattagaaattagaagaaatgcacaataaattaaaattctgaaactcaaataattgaagaaaaagcggttgaacttaccatgcgatctcccagagtggcaatagattgagcacccaagttatgcttgtagatgcccttccctttacggtcgctcctgcggcgttggtggagttggtggaagaagtttctttcgtctcttccttatcccaatgcgcacacaactccttccacaccgtgtcgttcatcgactttgggaccttttaataaaaaaaaaaaaaaatagtttaataaattaaaaaatagtttaataaattaaaaaattgtttaataaattaaatcgaaccttattgatttccacttcttcttccactcgtggatctgcttcccatagttgtccataactttatggacgaagtggtgatagataaagagcgtctcatcggaattccagttgaactcttgctgaaaaaaaacacaattagtagaaaatttatataaagattaaaaatataagtaaaaaattagaatacttaccgcaaactgacgaaaccacagaacctgcttgtcggtagggaagtgagtgaaagtcggatgtcccctgtcgagggccgagtacatcatacggttgatccatgcgctgatcccgttcccggatcggttgaacctaataaaaagaacaaacggttaataatgaatccaaatttaaagaaaaaaaatgtttaattaccatgtttgaccccgtccatgtggatacggagtgagatacggaagatggtcacgaccgggctgttgaaccaactccgcaacactcatcactcccggaggaccacAGGAGGAgcacaggagcggatgcagcagcgggagcagCGGGAGCAGGAGCgcggtgcagcagagggagatgtatggttggagctgtggggcgaaggggaatcctgaaaatggctggaatcccgagactggctccccgtaccaccacgaccacgacgctgtcgaggccgggtctgatcatcatgagacctgtaaattaaaaaatatatttaataaatacagaaatatataaattaattttttttaaaaaaaaatcccaaataatttaatcacaaaaaaagatttatatatattaaaaatatttaataaatatataaaaatagttctaataaacaaaaaatagttttaataaataaaaatagtttaataattacaaaatagttttaataatatatatatatattaaaaatatttttaaatcccaaataatagtttttaatcacaaaaaaagttttatagatattaaaatgttttgtaaaatctaaaaaatcgaatttatgtacaaaaaagattttgtaaaatccaaaaaatcgaatttatatagaaattttacaaaaatcgattttatatacaaatatcgattttataaatacaaaaaaaataaaaaaaaattataaaaaaattctaaatcaattcaacaaaacaaattattcaaccaaatcacaattctaaacctattatacaaccaaatcacaatcctaaccaatctccctaacaaaaatctatcaaaactacacaaaaacctaacaaatagaacctaagagagtgggatagggtccttacatgatttgtgtaagagaagggggagatcgccgagatatcgtcggatttcagggggaaatcgccggagagaagagaggagtcgcgcagaggaagaagagagaaatggggaagaaggggctcgtggttataaaacctagggtccgacggacattatccgtcggaattccgtcggaattctaatttcaattttcgcgaaatatttgcccggtaaaatgaaaatattccgaggaaattccgacggatagtaaaatatccgtcggaatttcctcggaatattccgaggaaataagaactagtgtttggggtttcaaaacatcaattttttttgccgtatttcatttcttatacaattgtaatgcataccattgaggattctttgtatagatgagcataaaccatgaaataacaaatttcaaaactaattgaaagtattccctttaccgttcattaaaaggtataagtgtttctcttatgttgtgggatttcgttcatacaatcggaaaagtgttaattatacggtaaggaacaaatttttgacttcataatgaacgtaagacacttaataagggttatataggtgttattcaaaccgcaaaacgttgttttcggtttaaaaaccctatttcctcggaatttcctcggattattccgagggaattccgaggaaaccctcttcttcctcggaattccgtcggaatattccgaggaaattccgaggaactagtgtttggggtttcaatacgtcaatttttttttataaacggatcgatcgatgtatatatatccaaaaacgcatcgatcgatcactaagatggaccaaagcgtaacaatgtgatcgatcgattgagatatcccatcgatcgatcgagaatctcaagcgttcctcggaatgtcctcggaaaatctcgtgtaagtttttttaataacggatcgatcgatgtatatatatccaaaaacgcatcgatcgatcactaagatggaccaaagcgtaacaatgtgatcgatcgattagactatcccatcgatcgaacgagaatctcaagcgttcctcggaatttcctcggaaaatcgtgtaagtttttttataaacggatcgatcgatggatatatttccgaaaacgcatcgatcgatcactaagatggaccaaagcgtaacaatgtgatcgattgattagattatcccatcgatggaTCGAAAAATCTCGGGAGCCTTttttaaacgcatcgatcgatccgtatttgtacaaaaacgcatcgatcgatgcgtgtgcgggaaacaaaattataaggcaaaacccgaacttttggatcaaaacctcagaattctcatcccctccgatttcccctataattcgcccccccctttttgtctctctataatcatccgatttgaacaatttgggctctattccccttgatttttcgagctctacctgattcctacactcgttttcaccctaagacaggtatactccgcgaatctccacattctgaaatcgtgttcttgagcaattttttgggttttgtgaatttcttatttccgtgttgattccttgatcaaatatgcatgaaacagatgtttaaacatggaatagaacacaattgtctgtgatcaacgagtttggaacaggatttgagatgatttagggatt
The nucleotide sequence above comes from Brassica napus cultivar Da-Ae unplaced genomic scaffold, Da-Ae ScsIHWf_2390;HRSCAF=3089, whole genome shotgun sequence. Encoded proteins:
- the LOC106414553 gene encoding UDP-N-acetylglucosamine transporter ROCK1 — its product is MATANGAKGPSRMGPKVLFYSILLTLQYGAQPLISKRCIGKEVIVTSSVLTCEVVKVICALILMARDGSLKKLAKEWTLMGSLTASGLPAAIYALQNSLLQISYRSLDSLTFSILNQTKIFFTAFFTFIILRQKQSVQQIGALCLLIMAAVLLSVGEGSNKSSSGGVNPEHVLFYGIIPVLLASVLSGLASSLCQWASQVKKHSSYLMTLEMSIVGSLCLLVSTLKSPDGEAIKRHGFFHGWTALTMVPVISNALGGILVGLVTSHAGGVRKGFVIVSALLVTALLQFAFEGKPPSSYCLVALPLVISSISLYQKYPYMDKKKKKV